One Solanum pennellii chromosome 9, SPENNV200 DNA segment encodes these proteins:
- the LOC107030871 gene encoding uncharacterized protein LOC107030871 — translation MQYRSSTELANQFKIKREQLDNERNDKAKKEHVPIAHKRKNSEDLILQTKKRLFQSGESIQEKRIKLPMQNFRFQMSSKQGVTDSVYVTGETFGNSEVQHGIQDQLNFKQVKRKSVIPATSLDKFLAEQRLQKEHDINDLPNCKQVKRKSIIPATSLEQFPKKQSIHIGDETKTNNHTVADDLVDQEEINRDECAIDEEIGIDCSKEGTISRNPRFINLMYTSWHAVPEDTKKRMWEYTNSKFIIPLEGKAWVMTGFRDAWKRYKQKIKERFFDKNSTIEDMLAKRPSDIAEDEFRQLIEYWKDPTVQAMCEINSQNRKKQKWRHRMGPISFARVHVALAELQNCQNFGETADDVFTAVFGKEQPGRLRCYGRSVTASSLKKDEEDSKQKQKHANEITSRKEEMNEMREEIREEMKEEMRHFFSQLLQNNPGLNVRGMQWGVVSNIASPIDAGSAQAVKGQNLLQSSGSTHDPILQKNITTCYRSVLACKLNIHVITITAAAISNSGTSQDQNLSQKQMTLDDFNIPENFDRKVTLC, via the exons ATGCAATATCGATCAAGTACTGAATTGGCTAACCAATTCAAGATTAAGAGAGAACAACTTGATAACGAACGCAATGATAAAGCTAAGAAAGAGCATGTACCAATAGCGCATAAAAGAAAGAATTCTGAGGATTTAATTCTACAAACTAAGAAGAGATTATTTCAATCTGGAGAGTCCATTCAAGAGAAAAGAATTAAACTTCCTATGCAAAACTTTAGGTTCCAAATGTCTTCAAAGCAAGGTGTTACTGATTCAGTGTATGTGACTGGGGAAACATTTGGTAATTCAGAGGTACAACATGGTATTCAAGATCAATTAAACTTCAAACAGGTGAAGAGGAAGTCTGTCATACCGGCCACAAGTCTTGATAAGTTTCTAGCAGAACAACGGCTACAGAAAGAACATGATATTAATGATCTACCAAACTGCAAGCAGGTAAAGAGGAAGTCGATCATACCAGCTACTAGTCTTGAACAGTTTCCAAAAAAACAATCGATACACATAGGCgatgaaacaaaaacaaataaccACACAGTAGCTGATGATCTTGTGGATCAAGAAGAAATCAACAGGGATGAGTGTGCTATAGACGAGGAAATTGGCATTGATTGTAGTAAGGAAG GAACAATTTCAAGGAATCCTAGGTTCATCAACTTGATGTACACTAGTTGGCATGCGGTGCCAGAAGATACTAAAAAGCGCATGTGGGAATATACCAAT tCCAAATTCATAATTCCATTAGAAGGAAAAGCGTGGGTGATGACTGGCTTTCGTGATGCTTGGAAGCGATACaagcaaaaaattaaagagagattttttgataaaaatagtaCCATTGAGGACATGCTAGCAAAACGTCCCAGTGACATCGCAGAAGATGAATTCCGTCAATTGATCGAGTATTGGAAAGACCCAACTGTTCAA gCCATGTGTGAGATCAATTCTCAAAACAGGAAAAAGCAAAAATGGAGGCATCGAATGGGACCTATTAGTTTTGCAAGAGTACACGTGGCATTG gCTGAACTTCAAAATTGCCAAAATTTCGGGGAAACTGCAGATGATGTTTTTACGGCAGTGTTTGGTAAGGAGCAGCCTGGTCGACTTAGGTGCTATGGTAGATCAGTGACAGCAAGttctttgaagaaagatgaGGAAGATAGcaagcaaaaacaaaaacatgctAATGAAATCACTTCTCGGAAAGaagaaatgaatgaaatgagagAGGAAATAAGAgaagaaatgaaagaagaaatgCGACATTTTTTTAGTCAATTGCTTCAAAACAACCCTGGATTGAATGTTCGAGGTATGCAATGGGGTGTTGTATCTAACATTGCTTCACCTATTGATGCGGGTAGTGCACAAGCTGTAAAAGGCCAAAATCTTCTACAATCTTCCGGGTCAACTCATGATCCGATTCTTCAAAAG AACATTACAACATGCTATAGGTCTGTACTAGCTTGCAAACTG AATATCCATGTTATTACCATAACTGCTGCTGCAATCT cTAACTCTGGTACCTCGCAAGATCAAAATCTCAGTCAGAAGCAAATGACACTGGATGATTTCAATATCCCTGAAAACTTTGATCGCAAAGTTACCCTATGCTAA